A single window of Periophthalmus magnuspinnatus isolate fPerMag1 chromosome 9, fPerMag1.2.pri, whole genome shotgun sequence DNA harbors:
- the LOC117376496 gene encoding perforin-1-like, whose product MISYSSLFVLLLGVSLSFAQVKIFNLRASDLPSDLLGITDGYVKVFCGPAALGETTVKDNNANPWWEEEFTYFKAQENDVLRLEVFDEDFLIHDLLGVCQRKLRVGSYKHDCYLEKGGTLHYEYTLSAPVQN is encoded by the coding sequence ATGATCTCCTATTCCTCCCTGTTCGTCCTCCTCCTGGGCGTGTCCCTGTCCTTTGCTCAGGTGAAGATCTTTAACCTGCGTGCCAGCGACCTGCCCTCTGACCTGCTGGGCATTACAGACGGCTACGTCAAGGTATTCTGTGGCCCTGCGGCGCTCGGGGAGACCACGGTGAAGGACAACAACGCCAACCCCTGGTGGGAGGAAGAGTTCACCTACTTCAAGGCCCAGGAGAACGATGTGCTGCGGCTGGAGGTGTTCGATGAAGACTTCCTGATCCACGACCTGCTCGGAGTGTGCCAGCGCAAACTCAGAGTGGGCTCGTACAAACACGACTGCTATCTGGAGAAGGGAGGAACACTGCATTATGAATACACACTCAGTGCTCCAGTTcagaa